TTCCGGATTTTGAGTAAGCGAGAAAGCTCTCAAAGAGTCTGCTACGTCAGAACTACACAGTTTACAGTTGTGAGGACCGCGTTTTGAACCTGCTCCAACGGGATCTGACATAAGGGGGAGGTCTGGATGGGCTGCTTTTGCCCTTTTGAGGATTTCTACTATGCTCCAGAGCCAGGGAGGACGATACTGCCCTTTTTCCCAGAGAGCTTCGACAAGGGTGCCTTTCTGGACATTACAGAGGTTGATAGAAATTGTATCTGCGTAAGGGGCTGCATCATCTATGGAACGAATAATATCCTCCATAGCCTGGCGTTCGGAAAGGAAAGGAGGCTTTAACATCAGGTATGCTTTTACAGTTGCTCCGTTCTTTCTTGCAGTTTCTGCAGCACGGATAAAGTCCTCGAAAGTAAAACCTTTATTAATCGAATCCCTGCGAATTCTGTCCGAACTGGTCTCCAGCCCAAAAGCCAGCTCAAAGGGCTTACTCTTCAGAGTTTTAAGGCATTCCTGCACATTTTCTTCAGTTACGAAATTGGGACGGGTTTCAACAAGCACTTTGACTACCCTGGGATTGTCTGCAAGAGTTTTGAGGATTGTATCTCTTGCCTCAATAGGCACTT
The Methanosarcina thermophila TM-1 genome window above contains:
- a CDS encoding archaeosine biosynthesis radical SAM protein RaSEA produces the protein MTLNKAVMEIRQRIKVKPSPTDEPAASWTGVDLVNGSQVNTLTIIFKSAGCRWGKAGGCTMCGYVYDCASELPTLEDYKAQLARAMEKAEKFPEFMVKIFTSGSFLDELEVPIEARDTILKTLADNPRVVKVLVETRPNFVTEENVQECLKTLKSKPFELAFGLETSSDRIRRDSINKGFTFEDFIRAAETARKNGATVKAYLMLKPPFLSERQAMEDIIRSIDDAAPYADTISINLCNVQKGTLVEALWEKGQYRPPWLWSIVEILKRAKAAHPDLPLMSDPVGAGSKRGPHNCKLCSSDVADSLRAFSLTQNPEDLNKTDCECKELWKKVLELEDFTYGTPILD